The segment tgttggccggttgcaacgtacggtcgtcaatacgtcatcgacacgcctctttatgcagacaggattcgatccccatttcgcgcccatagacatgaactacgacgaagtatcttgctccgccttaacaatctttggtaacAGTTCAGGGTCTTCCATCTAGGGTCATGGTTCTTGGGTTTTAGCAGGGGCTTCCTGATGTGATGTAATGTCCGGTCAATGAACCTTCGGCTTCGAGGGCTCACTCATGTGTTCCGCCTGTATCGCAGCACATTACTACATGTTTTACAGTCTACGATATATTACTCCTCCTGGTCGCTGCATGCATTCACTTGGTAAGTTGAAATCGTCTTCGCTAATAAAACCCCCTGGATATCTGTAGTATAATAGTACAGTAGTATAATAGGCATAGTAGTACTATGTGATGATAATTGGTGTAGCCACTGGCCGAAGGCAAGGTTCATAAGTTGTCAAATGAACAACCTCTATTCTCACCTCTCATTCGCAGGACCTATGTCATGCCTTGTGAGGTGAAGCGTAGGTTCGTACTTCTCTACGGATCTCAGCGTGGACAAGCACAAGCTATCGCCGAAGAACTTTCTGATCAGGCAGCAGAGCATGGATTAGTagctgatttgttttgtttgagtaAGAAGGAGAAGGTAACATTTGAAGCATCAGAAATTATAATGCATCAAATGGTTTTGGTTGGATATACGGCATAGAAATGAATGGAGAAATTTGTCGTGAACTTGATTGAGGTGATATGCtgaattgtgttgtgttgtctgtaaCTATTGAGATATTCATCTAGTTATAGTTATTTCAATGCTAAGATAACTAATTGAGATTAAACTAATCTTACTAAACAGATGATCCTGTAATATTTAATTTTCCAGTACAACTTGGAGAAGGAAACTGCTCCAGTGGTTTTCATTGTTTCTACAACTGGAGATGGGGAGCCTCCTGACAATGCCTTGTCCTTTGTGAAAACTATCAAGAATAAGAGCCTGCCCCGAGACTACTTTGCTCATCTTAACTATGCAGTCTTAGGTAAGGCACCATGAAAAGATGTTATTTTGCTCTTCTTAATATGAATTTACAGTATGTGATTCTTCTATTGTCCCATTTAGCTTTGGGAGACACAAATTACGCAAACTTCTGTAACTGTGGGAAGACCATTGATGGCCGTCTTCAGGAACTAGGAGCCAAACATTTCTACTCCACAGGATATGCAGATGATGGTGTTGGGTATGAAGGCTGTTGTCATCATTCTGTTGCCTTTAGACAATTTAATTGAACTTTTTGGATTATAATTgatcttttttttactacaAATGTTCTCACAAAAGTCATGACATTTTGTGAGGACATTCACTACAGACTACATGTATAGCCATCAACTGAATGCTCACAACAAAGGTCTTTGAGTCATGTCCTAAATTGATGTTTAAATCAGATCAGATTGCAACCACTTTTTGTTTCTTGCCAGGCTTGAAATAGTCATTGATCCGTGGATTGAAGGAGTGTGGGAGGCAATCAAGAAGTCCGTAGCAGAGATGGCCACCCCAGGGCAACAGGACACTGACTCTGCTAGGAGCTTGCACACCACTGATCTTACTGCTGCTGCGGGCCAGGAGAACACACGGGCATCTGGATTAGATGTTGGTGTAGCCTCTCTAACACTCAAGGACAAGCCAGCCCAGGCATCAGAAGTGCCAAAGTCCACTTCTGAGGTGGAGAAGGGAGAGCCTAAACCTGTTGTGCTGGAGGTGTCGTTGACACAGTCTCTGCCGCCACTGTCAGAATCCGCGCTGAATGTGCCTTCTCTTCCCCCTCCATTTCTCAATGTCTCTCTGGAGGATGCACCTGCCCAAGAGGTAGTCTGTCTTTCCATGTTGTTGTAATCAGTGCTGGATGTCCAGATATTCTGCCTGTAGATGTGTCTTGATGACATGAGTTTTGTGTAAACATTGTGGTGGTTGTGAACAGCTGTTCATTTGAATTTTTTTGTACAGTATGAAGCGTAACCATAGCCATTTTTCATTTTCCATGTTATTCTGGCAATCCCAATATTCAGGATTCCAGAATCAAGAAGTTGCATGTTTTTTATTGAAGATGTCATGCAGTAGACTGTAGTACACTGTTCTATATCATACTTTGTAGTGTCCACCATAGATTGATTTGCAGACagtccttcctctcctctcattctacAGTTGTCTGGCCCAGTGCGTCTGGACCACCATCAAGAAGTGTCCATTTCAAAGACAGTACAGCTTACTCGGGACGATGCAGTCAAAACAGCCATCATGTTAGAGCTGGACATTTCAGTAAGTTATCATAGCAAGCTACAGATTTGTCAAAATGTCATTTTGTTTACACTATTTAAAAGCATGCAAAGAAacattttgtttattattaaaatGCTTTCTACCATGAAAGTGAAATTGGTTTGTTCCTGTCATTTTTGGAGATGTAATGTAGTTccattgtgtgtgcaggggAAGGACATGCCTTATCAGCCAGGAGACTCTTTTGACGTCTTGTGTCCGAATGATGCCAGTGAGGTACTAAAGCTTATCCAGACACTGAGGCTGGAGCAGCAAAGCCATCACCGCGTTCAGCTGGAGCTCAGGAAAGACACCAAGAAGAAAGGTAACAATTCTGCATCCACCAAGCCAATTTTGATCAATCAATTCTCTAAGTTCACAAGTGCATATCTACCCCCTCTTCTACCACTACCTCCTTTTCTACCACTTCTCCTCCTACCATACTTTGACTAGTACTTAATATGTAggcactcctatcctctagtactagtattgacagatgcagtggCAATTCTTAGCTATAGTCACCTCTGCACTGAAccttaaatgttattctgttgctgtagctgtagctgtgGTTCTGTaccttaaatgttaaaatgcttaaatgGTCATAGCTGAAAtattattctattgctgtaagttgctttggataaacgcGTCCGCCAAATGAATATGTAGTGAGAAATTCCAAAGTGTATGTATTTTAACATTCCAGAGTGTATGTATTTTAACAATTGTTTTGATCATCGCCACCCAGGGCCTGTTGATTAAGCCAACCCAAATCGCATGCATGCATGACCTTTGTCACGCCACATGATTGGGGCGAttaatcattgttttttttaacgcAATCATTGAAGAGTGCTACTTGCTTTAACATAATGCTTGCGCCTCAGAAGACAAGGTATTACCGGAGAGAGAGCTCACGTGAGGCGACGGAAGGGGGATCGCTAGAAATGTATTTAAGCAAGAcaatttgtattttgtttttgagtTGGTATGGTTGTGACGCTGGGATGGCCTACGTTCTATATCAACTCCCGGATTCGTTAATAAACCTCGAGTTTTTTGTCTTTGCCACTGCTCGGTTTGGATTATCTATACTTTGTTATGTAGTTGGTTATTTTTTACACTACAAATACATGTAAGTGTAAATGCATATCATGAACCTTCAATAGTCAAGTACATATAGAGTAGTACTGCATGTATAGTTCTACTGTAGTTACAGAAAAGAGTTACCATGTGCATTTTCagttattgtcatcaaaacctCAGCCATGTATTCCATTATAAAATACTTACTGAGTAAACTCTTATATGGacaacatatacatacatcaaTCATTATTTGATTATCTTGTTCTTAAACAATAGCACAAGTACTTGACATGTTGATTGCCataaatgttttcttttgaGACAAGGGGTGCGAGTTTGACAGCCTATCTTGCCGACAGGTATGACTATGCACGCTGTGGCCCGAGCAAAGTCAAGCCGAAGCTAATTAATAAAAGAAatagatagatcagaattttaacactggttgcatgtgattggtttattcaatttcacttcaccagagAGGTCTCGTCTGTGGTAAAAATAAAGTATTAATCCACAGAGAGGCAAAAAGTAACGCACAGGCAAGCTGACCGGACGGTAGTGTACAAAGCTTTATTCACAACGCCGGAGACaagttacaaacacacaagcatcctAGGCAAGCATGAGAGCAACAAGTCTGTCATAGACAAAGTCTTACCGTTATTTATAGAACTAAACAGGGTATTCTTTATAGATTACGCAAAATAAAGAAGAGCTGTCATCATAAAGAAAACTAATTAAAAGAAAAGCTGGTACTACTCCAGACTCTCTAAGGCGGTTGACCTCAGAGGTCATGGACAAGAGAATCACTCCAGACTCCCAAGGGAGGTTGGCCTTAGAGGTCACAGCTAAGAGAAAACCAAAATAACTGAGCTCATCCTTGTAATGTCTACATTTCTTTAAAGTGTAGCCAATTGGACAACAACCACCCCAGTAGCAATTTAACAGCTAAAGTGTTGTCTTATTACTGGAAATTTCCCCACACGCCCATTTCAAAGtatatatattgtatgtatATCGCCTTTCAGTTTGGGCAAGCTATGTACTTTTGCAGGTAATCGACTGTGTGGTGCAGTTTGTACACATTGTTTGAGAATACACCAAAATGACTTAGAAAAAATGTAAATACAAGTCAATAGATGAGTGCAGTGTGGCTGCGTTCAAGACAACTCAATTCCAAAAGAATTTATTGAGTTTACAGTATGGAACATTATCATTTGtatttgagagagagtgagtctaTATTTACAGTGTGCTTTCAAGAATACACTAAAGAATAACTTACAGTGGAGAATTAAGCttcttgaaaacaaagatgtaGCAATGTGCAGACTCACAGACCTACCAGCCTAGAGCTTATTTAAACAGACTGCTCCCCATTAGAATGTGCTTGaccagacagggagagagtggCCACTTATGAAAGGCACTTTCCTGGCTGAACTCGCTGTCCTGTCATCTGAGGTGACTAGAGTGGAGACTGAGGATTTGCACACTGCCAAATCACCTTACAAAAAGTTTAATGCACAATGTGTCCACCTCCAGCTTTcatcaggggggtattccaagtacctggtttagtgacaaacctgggtaagttaactcatagtaagtggtaaaccttttaatagaagagctgtatggcttcattctcctaacaaaacaatgccaatggactcttgttgtaggaggtttgccacttactctgagttaacttacccaggtttgacACTAAACCaagtacttggaataccccccaggtgtTTGGACAAATGCACTTTTTACTTCAGCTTGAATAAGGCCACCAGCTGGAACGTGTATTAATCTTTTTGCAACAGCATTTGATGGTGGGCAGACCTTCTGTCTTCGTTCATTCACCTCAGAAGGCATGAGCGAGTAAGTTCAGCCAGGATTCAAAATGCCTTTGATATGATTCTGTACTTATTTTTGCTCCAGCAcctgtgtgtgggatgtgtgtgcttTCTTCCCCCGCATATCCCTCACAGAGCTTGCGTGTCACTCTGCTAGTATCAGATCCCCTGAAGTTGAGAGCTTGTGTCCTCTGTTCTCACAGCTGCCCAGCTTCCCCCATACGTTCCAGTGGGCTGCACCCTGCTGTATCTGCTCACCTGGTGTTTGGAGATCAGAAGTGTTCCGAAGAAGGTATGATTTGGTTTGAAATGACCATCCTTATAATGGCTCTCACTGCATCAAAAAAAGAACAGCTTGTCTGTAACTATGCACTGTGCCCAATGTGGATGTCTAAATATAAAATGTAGTGCTCTGAATGTACGGCTTGTcccatatggtgtgtgtgtgtgtgtgtgtgtgtttgtaaaagaGAGTTCCCGCTCATGAAGCTCTTTATGGAACTTATGAATTGTTTCCAcactgttacagtttttcacaactGCTTAAACACTAAACCCCATTCTCTGAACCAAATGCTCAGTTGCCTgaacaaaaactcaaaacacatTCTCATGCAATAAAACAAATTTTGCACTGTGATACACTTGTAATACATAATGGTAAAAggtaaacacaaagaaaacacagaTGTCATATGTTAAACACGACTCAAAATTGATCACACTTTCAAATGATATGACAACCAATATATAAGCTAGTTCAGAGTGTAAACAGGTAGCTGAACAGTGCAGGCTCGTATCAACAATGCACAGAAACTAGCGAGGCAATAGAGTGCATTGAAGGCTGTAGATTGTAATGTACTTCTCATTTGCAGTACTGAAATGCCTGTCTTTTGCCAGTATAACATTTTTCACAAttactaaaacacatttcttTAAAACCTgccacccttttctcaaaactgtaaacacaaaccccCATTCTCAATACTTTATATTTACTGGATTTACAGTAAATGTTGAATTCACTGAGGtatgaaatgcaaaatgcatttacTGAATTGTAAACATGTTTCTCCTGTGGCTATGTGCCCTGCCCTGAACACTCTGTTTTCCATGTTTTTGATATAGTGTTAATGACTGAAGTATTCTATTTTTTTCATTCTCATGATGTAGTGTGTAATGGTAGAAGTATTTTCATTTTGACTGCTTTGTGAATGATCTGAAGAcattgtttggttttgagcaCAGGTACAACTGTTTTGAGGTGATTGTTCAGTTTTGCAGAGGTTTTGTGAATCTAGTTTGAGATTGAGGGTTTGTGTTTAGagcaggggtattcaattaatcttcagcgaggtccagttacgaaaaatttcctcaagcaaaggtccggagcatcataatgtttaacatgcgtgtttaggctatgtatgtatgtataatattaggatggatggatggagcctaattatagatagatagatagatagatactttattgatccccaaggggaaatttaagaaatagaagattgtaggcctaggcctaatgtttaatgtgaaataaaataagtagcctaaaaggcaacattcgaaatgaggagaaataaggcaagataagagtagcctaattgtggAGAAAAACTgagccttggctatttttaagatcttaacgtgaataaaatttgagctgagacaagaatggatattccacagctggttccttgaactcattaatcagcaagtttaattttttttttttattttttttttttttatgttgacccgaaatcctggaaacccaggaatatCACGTTGTtaggcagtgaatgcatgtaggcttaactagattgtggtggatcaatcatattgccttcttaaatcgtaaaatattctgtggtctcagttcactgttgaatgggcctagcctaccctatgcttgctcaaaatatatgctttgtctttgtagaggtgcttcaaattggcgcttaaaatcgcctgtctcagaatatacagaagaggtccagggcaattccgcgcaaaactgtcacatccatatttagttggcgttacggacgtgacagttttgtgtggtattgcccccgtatcgttatataaagctctgttctcgctgtctagctttctcctctttgagcaatcgatgatttgaaaataacttacttatcgttaacttagatatccatctgattgtttctcgtcccgtctcctctcctcgctcgtttcaggctatcagtctcttctccatagtaggctactttactcactgactcgactttatcagaattcacagatttcactggctgggtagcagcaagcgaaatgatggttcctgaagtaaatgctgttatcctaaccaacgaaacatttagcgcagctttaaattcttacgtgaaaatctaaattaggctattatggtctgggtccggataggatcacgtcacggtGCGCCATTTGGTGATGGCTGGTTTAGAGTATTGATAAACGGGTGAaaggtttaaaaaaatgtgctttagcaattgtgaaaaatgaCGTTGATATCCATGCTTATGCTCCATCTGTGTCTCCCCGGTCCCTGTACCCCCCCAGGCCTTCCTGAGGGCGCTAGTGGAGTGCACCAGCGCAGCCCCTGAGAAGAGACGCCTGCAGGAGCTGTGCAGCAAGCAAGGCACGGCCGACTACAACCGCTTCATCAGGGACACCAGCGTCTGTCTGCTGGACCTCCTGCTAGCCTTCCCATCATGTCATCCGCCTCTGAGCCTACTCATAGGTCAGTGAGATTACATTACGATTGGCATCCAGAGTGAAAATAACACTCAGTTACACAATTATTGCCTGTTCTTGAGAACTTGACAAAGAATGAAACCTAAGGTCAAATGAAACTCAAAACGGATAACATGAAAACGGATAACATGAATTATAATCAAAAAAGTGGGTCCTTAGTTAGGGACATTACTTCAGGGAGGAATTATGTGTAGCGTTCATTCTGGAAATATGACTGATGTTTAAAATCCCCAAAAACATAAAGTATAACTGCAACATGTTGTCATACCACTAGGGGGCAATAAACATCTGGAAATGAAAGATTGAATTTGAAGGCTCAGAATCCAATGCAGGAGAataacttttgtgtgtgtaaacacatttGTATCTATTGGTTATTTTCCTATAACTCTGAATGTTGACAAAGAGACCTCTAAAGGGTAAGCCTTTCATATTTTGCATGACAGGTTCTTTTTGTATGCGTTTGTGGTCCTGAAAAATGCTGCGTTAAGAGCATCTCCAATGTCAGTTATTTTTGGGTCTGCTGAGCAGTGACCCTCTCTGGGCTGAGGAGAGTTGAGGGTCATGATGAAAATTGGCAATCATTTCCCCAAATCTGCAAAATATGCAAAGCAGAGTCTGGTGGAGCAGCTGTCTCTAATAGCCCATAGCAGTGTTGAACCCTGAGGGAAAGGTGCATTCCCGCACAAGTTCAGCACATCATGCACTCAGATGACTGATGCAGACATAGTCTGTGTCCCAAAGGCTATGCTTTCTATGCATGAATACCTGTTCACATGCTAACTATAGTGGCAGCTATGTAAACATCAGTAGATATTATGAATACAATTAGGCAGTTGTTATAGAAACATATGTGTTGTATTAATACACAGTCAGGAAGAACTTTTGTAAAATAATCTTTTTTagatatatttgtatatctaaAAATATTTTGTTCATAACCACACTAGAGTGGATTTAAGATGGAAAAAATAAGCCAGAGAAATAAAGGTAATCCATTGAAAAGATGAAATGAAGAAGGGGAGTAGAGAAGTAAGCTTTAAAAGATAAAAAATCGTTTGGCTAAGAGTTTGAACACCTGTAAAATAgtttattttgttgttgagcTGCTGTAAGAAGCAGCCTGCCATTTTAATGTCACTTTTTGACAGCAAGAAGACAACCCCTTTATTACTGCGCTTCATGAGCTGCTTTATTCCAACACACTGAGCGTGATGTCATTCagcctctccctgtctccccgCGCGACCCCTCACTGAGGCAGTGAAATTAATGGAGCTTGTTGTAGACTCCATGACTGACACTAAGGACATGTTCAGTGCATATGGATGGTCTGAGACTCTTGTTGCATGGTCAGCATGCCATCTGCCACAGCGCAGGTTCCATCCTAAATCAAATGGAAGTGTCTTGATTGAATTCTCAAACGGCTTGAATGGCTCGTTGATCATGATTAGTTGCAtcgttctctctctatctctctttttctctcttgctctctctcaatcactcactcactcactgtgtcactttctctctttctctctccctctatctctctctctctctctctctctctctctctctctctctctctctcactcactcactcactcactcactcactcactcacacacacacacacacacacacacacacacacacacacacacacacacaggcctgtcaCAATAGCTATTTTTGTTGAATGAGATATTGTCTCAGAAAATATTGTGATAAACAATGTTATTGTCATTTTAGTCCATCTTATGCTATTAATATAGCCTTTTTATTAATATAGTCCATCTTATGCTATTAATATAGCCTTTTTGTTAATATAGCCTTTTCTATTAATATAGACTTTttattaatatagcctaatgttaATGTAACCACATAATAATGCAAGTACAAGGCCCCTCCACCTGCAGCTGTGCTTGTGCTCTAGTCCTAGCTAAGAGAACTGGATGGTGTAGTTATGTTTCAGATGAACTTTTAAGTTAGTTGTATTgtctattgtttttattttaagacaaagtcagagaaaaacacatgctattcatgaaaataaagtggATACTtatcgtcacacacacacacacacacacacacacacacacacacacttcacttgtCTCTCTTGCTTTATTGTATAGAGATAAAAAAgatatacatttttaaatgaatATTGATATAGATTTATGAAAAATAACTGACATGCTGGTGATATACAGACCACTGATATCCTGACATAcatataaaaaattaaattcTCACCTATTTCAGATGCTGTAAATATACAACATAATAGTTTGGCCAGTTCCTTTTCTGTTTGGAAGAGAGAtgagacacagagggagatTGTGCACTCAGGTAGCGATAGAGGTAGTCCCTGTCCCTCTGGTGGGGGAATTTTAGAAACTGGGGATTTCAAACGCAGGGCTAGTGAATTAATGAGTGCACACCACACAAGAAAAAGTGACGCTAGCGAAGAAGAGAAATGGACTACTCGCTCACAGAGGGAATACTACGTGAATGGTTCAGGACTCTTACTCAACATgaatatatgtactgtatgtatacgtATATGAAGTGTGCCTAGTCTATTGTAACCACTGTGTTGTGTGCTGGgttcatttttttctcttcctcatgCAGAACACTTGCCGAAGCTGCAGCCAAGGTCCTACTCAGCAGCGAGGTAAAATGTTTCTGTTACATTTGCTGCATCAACACTTTGTTTTCTAATGAAAAATCCCCCCTGAAGGTTTTCCCTGCTGAGACTCATTTATATGCCACAGTCTCTTATGGTTACGGTCCACAATGCACTCCTGCACAGGAAAAGATTTCATAGTTTTAGTTTCAGACTGTGATGCATATGTTTATTGCTGGAAGCACACACTAAGCATGAAAATGACCAAGTTCGAGGTGGAGCAGGGCTGTTTATTTCTCTCCAGTATTCTCATTGGCCTACTGACCTTGGTTGCAATCTGTTCAATATATAGAGTATTACGATTATCAGAGGCCATAAATGCATTAAGACTTTTAAATTATTAATGGTTTGGCCAGCAGGGGTCCCTAGAGAGCTGATGTTGCAACCAGCAGACAGTGTACCAAATATAAAGCTGATGTAAACTAACAGCATTTATTTGTACATATAGATTTTACTACCAGAAcaaactgtgtgtatgtgtgtcctaaAGGCCTACTGAATGTGATGAAATTATATCCACATAGTTATGCCATAAAATATCTGCTTAGCCTTAGGTTTTTTTCTCTATTATGCATATAACATGTTTTTATGTCTAGGAAAGAgaacaaaccaacacacacacacacacacacagcaaccatACCTGTTGGGAGTCCATGTGTTCCTTGTGGTCTCTTACTTGTAATGCATAGTAGGGATTGTACAATGATTGAACTCTAggttataaaataatataattatcaTAAAAAGTATTTGTATTCATGGGATTAATGAAGACAAAAGTAAGCAAAAGTAACAGTTTGTGTTGGTCTCACTGCAACTGCCATTGCATAATTCATACCTATCGGTGACAGCAACGGAACATCTCTCTCTTGcccacccctctccccctccgtCTCAGCTCCAGCCAGAGGCATCCAGGCAAGCTGCACTTTGTGTTCAACATAGTACAGTTTCCAGCATGCCCTGAGAGACTGGTGGCCAGGAGAGGTGTGTGCACGGGCTGGCTGTCCAGCCTGGTCTCCCCCATCCTCCAGTCCGACAGCGCCATGCAGGGCCCAGTAGAAACCACCGTTAGTGCCTCACTGCCTATGGTTAGTATAAGAAGCTGGACATCCACATTATGACTCATAGGGCATTACTGCTCACTATGAATAGAGCTCACTAGGAGTAGAGAATCGGAACATTCTTTGCATCCCCTGCAGCCTGCTTTTCTGAATGTGCTTTCTCTCCATACTTATTATTATCTCAGCAAGCAACCCTTGTTCATTGTAGTGGTGCATCATGGGGGCAAAAACTTAACTGCATgccttttctgtttgtgtgtgtgttacccaaGATACACGTGGGTCTGCGTCCAGGTAACGCTTTCCGCCTGCCCTCTGACCTCTCCGTTCCCATGGTAATGGTGGGTCCTGGCACAGGGGTGGCTCCCTTCATCGGCTTCCTCCAGCAAAGGTGAGGGTGCAAGGGTAGACTGGTGTCTATCATCAAGTCATAATAAGTAGCTTGTTGCAgacttttatttttctgttgataaaagataga is part of the Alosa alosa isolate M-15738 ecotype Scorff River chromosome 16, AALO_Geno_1.1, whole genome shotgun sequence genome and harbors:
- the mtrr gene encoding methionine synthase reductase isoform X1; this encodes MNLRLRGLTHVFRLYRSTLLHVLQSTIYYSSWSLHAFTWTYVMPCEVKRRFVLLYGSQRGQAQAIAEELSDQAAEHGLVADLFCLSKKEKYNLEKETAPVVFIVSTTGDGEPPDNALSFVKTIKNKSLPRDYFAHLNYAVLALGDTNYANFCNCGKTIDGRLQELGAKHFYSTGYADDGVGLEIVIDPWIEGVWEAIKKSVAEMATPGQQDTDSARSLHTTDLTAAAGQENTRASGLDVGVASLTLKDKPAQASEVPKSTSEVEKGEPKPVVLEVSLTQSLPPLSESALNVPSLPPPFLNVSLEDAPAQELSGPVRLDHHQEVSISKTVQLTRDDAVKTAIMLELDISGKDMPYQPGDSFDVLCPNDASEVLKLIQTLRLEQQSHHRVQLELRKDTKKKAAQLPPYVPVGCTLLYLLTWCLEIRSVPKKAFLRALVECTSAAPEKRRLQELCSKQGTADYNRFIRDTSVCLLDLLLAFPSCHPPLSLLIEHLPKLQPRSYSAASSSQRHPGKLHFVFNIVQFPACPERLVARRGVCTGWLSSLVSPILQSDSAMQGPVETTVSASLPMIHVGLRPGNAFRLPSDLSVPMVMVGPGTGVAPFIGFLQQREKERVNHPDGCFGETWLFFGCRHKDRDFLFREELERFVDNGTLTCLKVSFSRDASEGAQSQSSPRYVQHNLLLHAKEVANILLKEKGYFYVCGDAKNMAKDVNDVLVDIIVAEMEVDKLEAMKTIANLREEKRYLQDIWS
- the mtrr gene encoding methionine synthase reductase isoform X2; the protein is MEKFVVNLIEYNLEKETAPVVFIVSTTGDGEPPDNALSFVKTIKNKSLPRDYFAHLNYAVLALGDTNYANFCNCGKTIDGRLQELGAKHFYSTGYADDGVGLEIVIDPWIEGVWEAIKKSVAEMATPGQQDTDSARSLHTTDLTAAAGQENTRASGLDVGVASLTLKDKPAQASEVPKSTSEVEKGEPKPVVLEVSLTQSLPPLSESALNVPSLPPPFLNVSLEDAPAQELSGPVRLDHHQEVSISKTVQLTRDDAVKTAIMLELDISGKDMPYQPGDSFDVLCPNDASEVLKLIQTLRLEQQSHHRVQLELRKDTKKKAAQLPPYVPVGCTLLYLLTWCLEIRSVPKKAFLRALVECTSAAPEKRRLQELCSKQGTADYNRFIRDTSVCLLDLLLAFPSCHPPLSLLIEHLPKLQPRSYSAASSSQRHPGKLHFVFNIVQFPACPERLVARRGVCTGWLSSLVSPILQSDSAMQGPVETTVSASLPMIHVGLRPGNAFRLPSDLSVPMVMVGPGTGVAPFIGFLQQREKERVNHPDGCFGETWLFFGCRHKDRDFLFREELERFVDNGTLTCLKVSFSRDASEGAQSQSSPRYVQHNLLLHAKEVANILLKEKGYFYVCGDAKNMAKDVNDVLVDIIVAEMEVDKLEAMKTIANLREEKRYLQDIWS